The Urbifossiella limnaea nucleotide sequence CGTAACTTGGATGGTCTTTCTTATCATTGACTCATTGCTTCGCGCGAGCCCCTGGGGCGGTGGCAGAGAAACAATGAACCGGACTGGAACGTGACACCGGGGCCGGGTAATTTCGGCGGGGTTGGCGAGGGGCGGGCGGGTCGTTGTCCGGTAGAATGGGAACCTGCACCTGGAGGCGGAGCAGTCATGAAGCGGTTCGTGCCGACGGCGGCGGGGCGGTCGCGGGCGATGATGGTGGCGGTGGTGCTGGGCACGGCGCTGACGGCCGGCGAGGCGTCGGCCGCCCCGGACGCCCGCGCCGTGCAGGACATCAGCCGCTACTGCCAGGCCTGCTGGCGGAACGCCCGGCTGCCCGCCGACCGCTGGGGCGACTGCACCCAGGAGGTGTTCACGCGGCTGCTGGAGCGCGTGGAGTCGGAGAAGTGGCAGACCGTGCTGAAGGACGACGAGACGCTGGAACGGCGCGAGTTCCTGCGGGCCATCGACGCGGTGAAGAAGCGGGTGCAGCGGGCGCGGAAGGTGTCGCCGCTGAGCCCGGAGGTGGCCGACCGGCGCGGGTCGAACACGGTGCGCGACGACCGCGAGGCGGTGGCGCAGGCGGCGCGGCAGGTGCTGGGGCCGCGGCAGCGGCGCATCCTGGAGCTGACCGCCGCCGGGTGGGCGGTCCCCGAGATCGCCGGCGAGTTGGGGACGACGGCCGAGCGCGTCAGCGACGAGAAGTACAAGGCGGTGCGGAAGCTGCAGCACTACTTTCGGGGGGACGAAGGGGTGAACGGGTGAAGGGGTGAAGGGGTGAGTTGAAGCGGCACGGCCCACCCGTTGCGACGGGTGGGCTTTCGTGTTTTCACACCCCTTCACCCCTTCACCCGTTCACCCCTTCATGCCCCCCCAGGATGCTGTAGAGTACCCCCGACACCTACTCGCGCGGACCCCCTCATGGCGACCCCGGTCTTGTCGGTCCGCGACTTCTGCGCACTGCTGACCAAGAGCAAGCTCCTGACGCCCGACGAGGTGGACGCCGTCCGCCGCCGCTGGGAGGCCGACCACCCCGACGCCGACGGCGACGTGGACGGGTTCGTGAAGTCGATCTCCGGCCGCAAGGGCGTCATCACCCACTGGCAGGCGGCGCTCCTGAGCCGCGGCCGGGCCGACGGGTTCTTCGTCGAGGGGTACAAGATTCTGGAGCAACTCGGCAAGGGGCAGATGGGCGGCGTGTACAAGGCCGCCCACGCGCTGGGGCAGGTGGTGGCGCTGAAGATTTTGCCGGCCAGCCGCGCGAGGGACGCGCGGCTGCTGGCCCGGTTCCAGCGCGAGGCCCGGCTGCTGACGCAACTCGACCACCCGAACGTGGTCCGCGCCTACCAGGTCGGCGACAGCGGCGGCCGGCACTTCATCGCCATGGAGTTCCTCGACGGCGAGACGCTCGACGAGGTGCTCGACCGCCGCAAGAAGCTGCCGGTGCCGGAAGCCGTGCGGCTGGTGCGGCAGGCGCTCGACGGCCTCGGCCACCTGCACGAGCGGCGGACGGTTCATCGGGACATCAAGCCGAGCAACCTGATGGTGACGCCGCCGCCGCCGAAGCACGGCCCGGACACCACGCTCGACGCCACGCTCAAGATCCTCGACGTGGGCCTCGGCCGCGAGCTGTTCGCGGAGGCGCTCGGCCCCGACGACCAGACGGCGACGCAACTGACGGTGGAGGGTGCGGTGGTCGGCACGCCGGACTACATGAGCCCGGAGCAGGCGAAAGACGCCCGCACCAGTGACATCCGCTCCGACCTGTACAGCCTCGGGTGCGTGCTCTTCCACCTGGTGTCGGGCCGGCCGGTGTTCACGGAGTCGTCGGTCACGGCGCAGCTGCTGCGGCACGCGACCGACGCCCCGCCGCCGCTCCCGCCCGACGCCCCGCCGGGCTTGCAGGCGGTGCTCGACCGCTTCCTGGCGAAGAACCCCGACGACCGCTTCCAGACGCCGGAGGAGGCGTCGAAGGCGCTGAAGCCGTTCCAGGCGGGCGGCGCGGCGCCGGCCAAGTCGGGCGTGAACCCGGCGTACCAGAAGTGGCTGGACACCGAATCGCGGGCTGACGGTGACCTGCCCGCGCCGCCGCTGCCGAAACCAGGTACGCGGCCGGCGCCGGCGTTGAAGCCCGGTACCGGGACGGCGTCGGCCGTGCCGTCGTGGCAGCCGGCGGCGCGGGCGCCGGCCCTGCCCCCCCCACCCGGCGACGACGACGATTTGGTGGACGTGGAGCTGGTGACGGCCGCGCCGCCGCCGCCCGCGCTGCCGCCGCCGCCGGTGTACGTGAAGCTGCCGGACGACCGCTCACTGTTGGACCTGAACCGCCGCGACATGCTGATGCTGACGGCCGGCGGCGTCGGCGTGGTGGCGGCGCTGGCCGCGGGCTACGGGCTGGCCAAGTTGGTGCAGGGGCTCCGCGCGCCGAAGACGGACACGGACCCCCCGGAAGGTTAGCCCCGGCGGCGCCGCCCGCGCCGGCGTGCCCGGCACCGGCGTCGCCGGGCACGCCGGGTCGGCCGCGCCCTGCCGCCCGGTGGGCGGGGTCGCTACCGTAACCCGGTCCCGCCCCGAGGGCCGCCGCCGATGCCGCCGCTGGTTCTGCTCGTCCTCCTCGCCGTCCTCACGGCCGACGCCGTTTGCTGGTGGCGCGCCGACCGCCGCGCCCGCTTGTGGCCCCGCGCCGCCGCGTGGCGCGGGCTCGTCGCCCTGTTCGTCGGCGGGCAGATGACGCTCGTGTTCTGGGTGATCGGCGGGCGCGTCGAGCCGACCGTTGGGGTCGGCCGGCCGCCGCAGTTCCTCGCCGCCGTCGCCTTCCTCTGGCACCTCCTGATCCTGCCGACCATCGCCGTCGTCGCTACCGCCGCGGCCGCGGCTCGGTTGATCGCCCGCGCCGTGCCGCGCCCGGCGCCGCCCGCCGACGCCGGGGCGCCGACGCGCCGGCAGTTCCACGGCCTGGTCGCCACCGCCGCACCGGCGCTGCTCGCCGGGAGTGGGGCGGTCGTGTCGCGGAGTCAGGTGCAGGGCTTCCGCGTCCGCGAGATGAGCGTGCCGCTGCCGACGCTGCCGCCGGAACTCGACGGCGTCCGCGTCGCCGTCGTGTCCGACCTCCACGTCGGCAGCTTCACCACCGGCGAGACGGTGCGGCGCGTCGTCGAGGGAACGAGCCGGCTCGACGCCGACCTGATCCTGCTCCCCGGCGACCTGATCGACAACGCCCTCGCCGACCTGGGGGCCGCGCTCGACGCCGTGAGCAACATGCAGTCGCGGCACGGGGCGTACCTGTGCGTCGGCAACCACGACTTGATTGAGGACGGCGTCGAATTCGTCCGCCGCACCCGCGCCCGGGTGCCGCTGCTGGTCGGCGAGTCGCGGACGGTTACGGTCCGCGGCGTGCCGGTGCAACTGCTCGGGCTGCCGTGGAACCGGGACGAGCGGCGGTCGGCGGAGGTGGTGCGTGAGTTGGCCGGTACGGTGGCCGCGGGGGCGTTCCCGATCCTGCTGGCGCACCACCCGCACGCGTTCGACGCGGCCGCCGAGGCGGGACTGCCCCTGACCGTGTCCGGCCACACGCACGGCGGGCAGCTGATGGCGGGCGAGTCGGTGGGGTTCGGGCCGCTGATGTTCCGCTACTGGTCGGGCCTGTACCGAAAGCCCGGCGACACCGCGCTGGTGGTGTCGAACGGTGTGGGGAACTGGTTCCCGCTGCGGGTCCGTGCGCCGGCGGAAATCGTCCACCTCACGCTGCGGGCGGCGCGGGCATGAACGCGGCGCACAGCCGCAGGTGCTGCTCCACGTCGAGCGCCTCCGAGCGGATGGTGCCGTCGATGCCAAGCTCCTTGAGCTTCGCGTCCACCTCGTCCTTGTCCTTGCGGCCGCTCGGCCAGCCGGTCAGCGCCTGCCGCAGGTTCTTCCGCCGGTGGACGTACAGGTCGCGGAGGAACACCCGGAACCGGGCCACGTCGCCGACCTTCGCCCGCTTCTCGGCGCTCGGCACGATCTTCACGATCGCCGAGTCCACCTTCGGCCGCGGGTGGAAGTTGCCCGGCAGCACCTTCCGCACCACCTCCACGTCGGCCACCGCCTGCACCAGCACCGACAGGGCGTTGTAGTCCTTGGTGCCGGCCACCGCGCGCATCCGCTCGGCAATCTCCCACTGCACCATCACCACCATCCGCTCGATCGGCAGCCCCGCGATGAGCAGGTTGCTGACCAGCGGCGTGGCGATGACGTACGGCAGGTTCGCCACCAACTTCCGGCGGGCGCAGCCGAACGCCGCCGCGGACGCGTCCCACGCGGCGAGCATGTCGGGGTTCAGCACGTTCTTGCCGGCCAGCGCGTCGCCGAGCACGAAGTGGACGTTCTTGCGGGCGCCGACGATCTGCTTGGCGACCGGCTGCAGCG carries:
- a CDS encoding serine/threonine-protein kinase, with product MATPVLSVRDFCALLTKSKLLTPDEVDAVRRRWEADHPDADGDVDGFVKSISGRKGVITHWQAALLSRGRADGFFVEGYKILEQLGKGQMGGVYKAAHALGQVVALKILPASRARDARLLARFQREARLLTQLDHPNVVRAYQVGDSGGRHFIAMEFLDGETLDEVLDRRKKLPVPEAVRLVRQALDGLGHLHERRTVHRDIKPSNLMVTPPPPKHGPDTTLDATLKILDVGLGRELFAEALGPDDQTATQLTVEGAVVGTPDYMSPEQAKDARTSDIRSDLYSLGCVLFHLVSGRPVFTESSVTAQLLRHATDAPPPLPPDAPPGLQAVLDRFLAKNPDDRFQTPEEASKALKPFQAGGAAPAKSGVNPAYQKWLDTESRADGDLPAPPLPKPGTRPAPALKPGTGTASAVPSWQPAARAPALPPPPGDDDDLVDVELVTAAPPPPALPPPPVYVKLPDDRSLLDLNRRDMLMLTAGGVGVVAALAAGYGLAKLVQGLRAPKTDTDPPEG
- a CDS encoding metallophosphoesterase, which codes for MPPLVLLVLLAVLTADAVCWWRADRRARLWPRAAAWRGLVALFVGGQMTLVFWVIGGRVEPTVGVGRPPQFLAAVAFLWHLLILPTIAVVATAAAAARLIARAVPRPAPPADAGAPTRRQFHGLVATAAPALLAGSGAVVSRSQVQGFRVREMSVPLPTLPPELDGVRVAVVSDLHVGSFTTGETVRRVVEGTSRLDADLILLPGDLIDNALADLGAALDAVSNMQSRHGAYLCVGNHDLIEDGVEFVRRTRARVPLLVGESRTVTVRGVPVQLLGLPWNRDERRSAEVVRELAGTVAAGAFPILLAHHPHAFDAAAEAGLPLTVSGHTHGGQLMAGESVGFGPLMFRYWSGLYRKPGDTALVVSNGVGNWFPLRVRAPAEIVHLTLRAARA
- the rsmA gene encoding 16S rRNA (adenine(1518)-N(6)/adenine(1519)-N(6))-dimethyltransferase RsmA; this encodes MSDTEKPTKPTPAERQTLTYLRRLFDAFGLEAKSKLGQNFLIDLNLLDLIVRAAELDRTDAVLEVGTGTGSLTARLADHAGVVTTVEVDRSLQPVAKQIVGARKNVHFVLGDALAGKNVLNPDMLAAWDASAAAFGCARRKLVANLPYVIATPLVSNLLIAGLPIERMVVMVQWEIAERMRAVAGTKDYNALSVLVQAVADVEVVRKVLPGNFHPRPKVDSAIVKIVPSAEKRAKVGDVARFRVFLRDLYVHRRKNLRQALTGWPSGRKDKDEVDAKLKELGIDGTIRSEALDVEQHLRLCAAFMPAPPAA
- a CDS encoding sigma-70 RNA polymerase sigma factor region 4 domain-containing protein yields the protein MKRFVPTAAGRSRAMMVAVVLGTALTAGEASAAPDARAVQDISRYCQACWRNARLPADRWGDCTQEVFTRLLERVESEKWQTVLKDDETLERREFLRAIDAVKKRVQRARKVSPLSPEVADRRGSNTVRDDREAVAQAARQVLGPRQRRILELTAAGWAVPEIAGELGTTAERVSDEKYKAVRKLQHYFRGDEGVNG